The DNA sequence ATTGGTGCCGTTTACGGGGCACTGCTGGTCAACGCTGCCAAGACCATGTTTTCGGAATCCTTTCCAGAGCTGTGGCTGTATCTGATGGGCGGTCTGTTCATTGCCGCTGTCCTGTTTTTCCCCCGCGGTCTGGCCGGACTCGTCGAACGCTACGGGTCCCCTGTGATGAGGTTCATCAACAAACGGCTCCCCATGCCCGCCCTGCGCCGCGATACGCCCGCCGTTCGCTCAGCAAAGTGAGGAGTGATCCAAGCCATGACGACCAGTCCAAACACCGCATCCAATACCGACTTTCTGCTGGCGATCGAAGACCTGACCGTCTCCTTCGACGGATTCAAGGCCGTCAATGAACTGAACCTCTATGTGGATCGAGAGGAGATCCGGGTCATCATTGGCCCCAACGGCGCCGGCAAGACCACGGTGCTCGATCTCATCTGCGGCAAGACTCGCGCCACCAGTGGATCGATCCGTTTCCATAATCGGGAACTGACCCGGCTCGCCGAGCACGAGATCGTCTGGGCCGGTGTCGGCCGGAAATTCCAGAATCCGACTATCTACGAGAATCTGACCGTGGCCGAGAATCTGGTCGTCTCCTATCCCAAGGGGCGCAGCGTTTTCGGTAGCCTGGGATTCCGCCAAGATATCGCCGTGCGAACTCGGGTCGAAGAAGTGGCCGAGGCAGTATTTCTGCGGGATCGCCTGGATGACATGGCCGGCATCCTGAGCCACGGGCAGAAACAATGGCTGGAGATTGGCATGCTGCTGATCCAGGAGCCCGAACTCATCATGCTGGATGAACCGGTGGCGGGCATGAGCGTCCGCGAACGCCAGCAGACCGGCGAATTGCTGGCCCGCATCTGCCAGGGACGCTCCATGCTCATCATCGAACACGACATGGATTTCGTGCGCAGTATTGCCCACAAGGTCACCGTTATGCACCAAGGCAAGATTCTAGTCGAAGGCTCGATGGACAAAGTGCACGACGATCCCCGGGTCAAGGAAGTCTATCTCGGTCATTGACCGGCGTGACAACGCCGTCCGACGAGGAATCAGCGATGTTCGAAGTGGATCGACTGTGTGTCAGCTATGGCCAAAGCCAGGTTGTCAACGAGGTCAGCTTTCAGGCGGCACCCAACGAGACGGTGGCCCTCATGGGACGCAACGGCATGGGTAAATCGACATTGTTCAAGGCACTGATGGGCGTGCTACCGGCACGCAGTGGCGCCATTCGGCTGGAAGGTGCGGAACTGGCGGGACTGCCCAGCCATCGCCGGGTACAGCACGGAATGGCCTATGTCCCCCAAGGCCGGATGATCTTCCCGGCGCTGACCGTGATGGAGAACATCCAGACGGGGCTTGAGAAAAGTGGCACGAATCGCGTACCCGATGAGCTGTTCGAGCTGTTTCCGGTCCTGTTCAAGATGCGTCACCGAAAAGGC is a window from the Candidatus Macondimonas diazotrophica genome containing:
- the urtE gene encoding urea ABC transporter ATP-binding subunit UrtE, whose protein sequence is MFEVDRLCVSYGQSQVVNEVSFQAAPNETVALMGRNGMGKSTLFKALMGVLPARSGAIRLEGAELAGLPSHRRVQHGMAYVPQGRMIFPALTVMENIQTGLEKSGTNRVPDELFELFPVLFKMRHRKGGNLSGGQQQQLAIARALATDPSVLLLDEPTEGIQPSIIKEIAYALNEIRKLRRITLIVSEQVLSFALTVADRILVLERGCIIHEDRREDADIAKITGYLSV
- the urtD gene encoding urea ABC transporter ATP-binding protein UrtD, whose amino-acid sequence is MTTSPNTASNTDFLLAIEDLTVSFDGFKAVNELNLYVDREEIRVIIGPNGAGKTTVLDLICGKTRATSGSIRFHNRELTRLAEHEIVWAGVGRKFQNPTIYENLTVAENLVVSYPKGRSVFGSLGFRQDIAVRTRVEEVAEAVFLRDRLDDMAGILSHGQKQWLEIGMLLIQEPELIMLDEPVAGMSVRERQQTGELLARICQGRSMLIIEHDMDFVRSIAHKVTVMHQGKILVEGSMDKVHDDPRVKEVYLGH